In Miscanthus floridulus cultivar M001 chromosome 19, ASM1932011v1, whole genome shotgun sequence, the DNA window catcgaGGAAAGTCAACATGGGTGCTAACTTTCTTACTTTGGGtatcctaatatcgatacccgacagtagtcATCCTCATTCTTAAGACCAAACACCTTCTCTCTTGTTGTTAGTTCAtcttcactttcactttcataaATGTGTATAAATTACTACCTCTGTCCTCTTTTTATAAGAGACAACTTACATGAATGCTCTCAAATTAAGTTTTgaccatttatttatttatttttatattatattatttatgtttATGACTTATGATTGTATAATACATTTGATTATAAATCTAAGCATATCAATTTTGTATTgtaataattaaaaaaatattattcaaaTATTTTAGAGCTTAAATGTTAATATACTTGTGGACTTATAAAAGAGAATGGaactagtactccctccgtccctaaaaaaATGCAATTATAGAATAGTGTCATGTTTTATTATATCGTATTTGACCAATTATAAATataaaagtataaatatttataatatcaaataagtatcattagattagttacaaaatatattttcataataaattgatttggaaCTATAAATGTGTTATTAGAAACTTGATCAAACATGAAGCGGTTAAACTGACACGCATACCACAGTTACATCCTTCCGGGGGACAGTTGACAGTGTCATATCATCAAATACGTAAACATGTGTgcaagccttgtcttgttccccgCGGCATCTAAGCATGGCCCAAATTGTTGGGGACGCTCCAAAACGACACTGCGATTGTGAGGTGCAATAATTTAGCCATGTCAGTGTTACAGGCTTGTGGAGAACATTTCTTGCCATCCTCGTAAGCTATGAACAAGCTATAGTAGCAACGTTGTCGTTGGGGTTGGAAGCAAGCATCGTCCCGTGCGCACACGCCAATGGATGACCGCTACTATGTCTACCTCGGACTGGCTCTGGTGTCGCTGCTCGTCGTGCTCGCGAGGCGCCGGCGCGGTCCCGCGGCCGGCCATGGCTTGCGGTTTCCGCCGGGGCCGTGGCAGCTGCCGGTCATCGGCAGCATGCACCACCTCGTGGGCCAGCTCCCGCACCGCGCGATGCGTGACCTGGCGCGGCGCCACGGGCCGGTGATGCTGCTCCGCATCGGCGAGGTGCCCACGCTGGTGATCTCGTCCCGGGAGGCGGCGCGCGAGGTGATGAAGACGCAGGACACCTCGTTCGCGTCGCGGCCGCTGAGCGCCACGGTGCGCGTGCTCACTAACAACGGACGGGACATCATCTTCGCGCCCTACGGGGAGCACTGGCGCCAGCTCCGGAAGCTCGCCATCACGGAGCTCCTGAGCACGCGCCGGGTGCTGTCCTTCCGCGCCATCcgcgaggaggaggtggcggccaTGCTGCGCGCgtgcgccgccgcggccgcggagTCGCTCCCCGTGGAGATGCGCGCGCGGCTGTCGGCGCTCGTGGCCGACGCCACGGTGCGCGCCGTGATGGGCGACCGGTGCAGGGACCGCGACGTGTTCCTGCGGGAGCTCGACCGCTCCATCGGGCTCTCGGCGGGGTTCAACCCGGCGGACCTGTGGCCGTCCTCTCGCCTAGTCGGCCAGCTCAGCGGCGCCGTGCGGCGCGCGGAGGAGTGCCGCGACACGGTGTTCGGGATCCTCGACGGCATCATCAAGGAGCACCTGCAGAGGATGgacagcgccggcgccggcgccggcgaggccGGCGAGGACCTTCTCGACGTGCTGCTCAAGATACACAAGGATGGCAGCCTCCAAATCCCGCTCGACATGGACGTGCTTAAAGCCGTCATCTTCGTAAGATCTCTTTTGCTTACTATTACTAATCATTTTGATTGTTTTCTTCAATCATAGAGTTTAGATGCCACACGGCAAAAACGCAAGGATCTGTCTCTTTCTCGCGTCGTTTGTCACAGTGCGCGTACCAGGAAATTGCAGGGTGCATGAGCTTGACAGCGTGACAGTATAGACTGCAATATGCACATCGTTTGTCCCTgaaaataacaaggcaactaacaAACCAACATGTGACACCATGTTCGTCGACATGTCGTACTCCATGCATTAATGACGACCAGCCTCTGTCTGTCTCGATCTGTGCAGGACATCTTCGGCGCCGGCAGCGAGacttcggcgaccacgctggaGTGGGCCATGGCGGAGCTGATCCGGAACCCCAAGGCGATGCAGCGGGCGACGGCCGAGGTGCGCGAGGCCTTCGGCGCGCGCGGCGCGGTGGCCGAGCACGTGCTGAGCGAGCTCCGGTACCTGCACCTCGTCATCCGGGAGACGTTCCGGCTACacacgccgctgccgctgctgctcccgCGGCAGTCCCAGGAGCCGTGCCGCGTGCTCGGTTACGACGTGCCCGCGGGCACCACCGTGCTGGTGAACGTCTGGGCGCTGGGCCGCGACGGGAGGTACTGGCCCGGCGACCCCGAGGAGTTCCGGCCCGAGCGGTTCGAGGCCGAGGCCAGCGCGGTGGAGTTCAAGGGCGCCGACTTCGAGCTCCTGCCGTTCGGCGCCGGCCGGAGGATGTGCCCGGGGATGTCGTTCGGGCTCGCCAACGTCGAGCTCGCGCTCGCCAGCCTGCTGTTCCACTTCGACTGGGAGGCCCCCGGCGTGTCCGACCCCGCGGAGTTCGACATGACGGAGGCGTTCGGCATCACCGCCAGACGGAAGGCCAACCTCCTCCTCCGCCCCATCCTTCGCGTGCCCCTTCCCGCCGGTGTCTAatctccgccctcgccgcgccgctAATGGTTTGCTCGTTACTTGTGTCAGTGTGCATTCACGTGATCGATAAGCTGCTCTGGCCGAGGGTTTGGCCACcgtcggcggtggccatggcctgTCTAGAGGCAAGGAGCTGTTTCTGTTTCCTTGTGTTTTTCCCCTGGGCCCTACTATAACCTATTAGTTCAAGAACGATAGGTCCAAGCCCATCGACGTTATGGGCCTACTTGTTTAATATAGGCTTTCAAAGAAGGGTAAAGTCCTTGTACACACCCTCTAACTCTATGTTCCACTCCCAAAAAAAAAAGCCTCTAACTCTATGTCTCATATATAGGGTCATGGCCTCCGTGGGGATGGCAATCTTACCCGCTGGTGCAGGTACCTATGGGTTTCGTATCTGATAGGTGTGGTTATAGGCATGAAAACACACTCGTGGGTACATAAGGATTGGGTACGCGCAAAGATATAAATAGGTGTGGGTACCTATGGGTTTTGTATAGTCCTACTGAACTCTATGGAAGTGAGATTGATATTTTTATGTGTTGTTTAACTATGAATTTATTATTTCATATCACTGTAATTTTATTATTTGAACTCTCTTGAATATACCCGTCAGGTACCAGGTACTCGTCGGGTACCCACTGTGCGTGGGTAGTACAAAATCTTACTGGTGGGTATGCTCGTGGGCGGGTAAATATTAGGGTCGTGGGTATGCTCGCGGACAGGTAAATACTTTATCTGCATCATACCTGACCCACTGCCATCCCTACTCATATCCAAGTGCATGAAATGCATCATGCCATGCTTCTTTTCAGTGTTTTTTTAATTCCTCTAGAGCATTTTTAAGTTCTCTACAAAGAACTTCTTTTTCCTCCGCAGAAACAATCATAACGAGAATTGTTTCAGGTGGGAAAAAATTCCACCAAAGAGACGTATTTCACATAGAAAAAAATGTTTAGGAAAAAAATGGATATGTGTGCGTGGTGGTGATGGCGGTGTGGACACAATGGGTGGtgtcagcggcggatccaggaaatatttctgggggctgaacaacactgctgctcgatcttaagtctcagccccctacactatagaactttgcctaaaaattcatgggtgCTCCACAGGGGGTTTCACTGCTCcggtatgggtagggggggctcgagccccccccccccccccccccccccccccccccccgccccactgTTGGATCCGCCGGGGTAGTGCATAATGATTTGGTGATTAAAATGATATAAGTGATCAATAGGACTAACATGTGTAGTAAGTCTTCGGTTGGGTCGAGTTTTCGCAGCTCCACATTCGTACTTGAAAATAGCTTCGGCTCAATGGTTTGGTGGCTAGAGGCGGTTTTCCTTGTGAAAGTGTTTGGTGTGGCTCGGTCCCCTTCGGTGCTAAAGCTGGCCACTTAGTGATAGGAATCTAGGGTAAGTTGAACTCTGAATGCATTGACCAATGATTAACAACAGTAATTTTGTCATGAGAAAAGATAATGAGTTTTATTTTGTCCTATAAAGGGCAAAAAGGCAAAAAGAATTAGAACGCAATAATCTTTGTTGAACACTTCTTTTGAGAATCCCTCCCGTTTTTTGTATTTTCGATGTCCAAATCATACTCCGGCGATGTTCCGTGCTCAAAATTGGACATTTGCCTTTGAAGATATGGAGTCGCTCCAAATGAGACCAGCCAAAATACCAACAAAATCCCCTGGTTCAAAGGCAATGAACTTATTCGAGTATAGAAAATGTCAATATCAGAGAAAGGAAAGATGTACTGTACATCAGACTGAAAATCAGCTTTCATTTGTTACTACCTCACAAAGGTCGAAGGTGGGGCAACGGATTTTGTCTTTAAATAAAATAGTCAAAGCTGCACTTGACTACTTGAGTCTTGAGTGAGGTGCTCCTTCCTTCGAGCCACTGATAATTCGAGCAccaacagcctgttcggttggctagttcatatcgttgctagttcatgaagaagtactgctggttggtttgtgtgagaaaaaaatactgtttcggttaaaaatttacgatcgtttacgacaagccacagccaaacgaataggctCAAGACGCCAGACCGAGAAGGCTTGCAAGGTCTCGAAGAAACGGGCGGACCGAACCGATCCGCAATCGGATGGCTGGGATCGTGAGTTCACTTGATCTAATGGCTCGCGAGTTAGCAGATGACGTGGCACTATTGGGTGCTCGCTTTTGGCGCAGAAATCTTATATAGGGATTCCGGCGACCTTGGGCTGCCGCCCTTGCCTAGATTAAGCATAATCTCATACTTAGCCATTAGACTCGCCCGGGTTTATAGAAAGTTGTGGGTCCACTACTGAGTAGGAGGCAGACTGGGCGACTGGCATGCAGCCAAGGCATCGCCGGCCGAATACCACTCATCCTGCACTACCCCTTCATCGACGCGGTCACGCGGAGCAGCCTGTCTGCATGTGCACTCTCCACTTGTCCAGCGATCCAAAACGAGTGTCCAGAGTGTTGCGCAGGTAaaagggattttttttttttcgtTCGAGATGGGATCTGAGGTGAATAGAAGAATAGGAATGTATAGGATAGGACCTGAGGGGAGCtcagggcatgtttggatgctgTCTCTCAGGCAGCTCAGACGCTAGGCAGCGTCCCTAGACGTTCGATTTCGATCGCCTGGGGCTACGATCGCTTACCTGGCAGGCAAGCCCAGACGAGGGCGGCATCCAAACACGCCTTCAGTGTGTGAGACGGAACTAGAGGTGAAAATTGAAGTTTGGAAATCCTAACGAGTATCCGTGAAAACACATACGGTTATCCATATTTATTTATAAATACAGATATTAAAGGGTTTTTGCAGCTCCATCCGTACTTGAAAATAGCTTCGGCTCCATGCTTTGGTGGCCAGAGGCACTGTTCTTTGTGAGAGTGTTTGGTGTGGCTCCGTCCCCTCTGGTGCTAAAGCTGGTGACTTGGCTGTGTTTGGTTGGTGTCCGTAGCTTGCCACAAGTAGCCACACCCAAGCTGTGGCGTGGTCAGGCTTATGTTTGGTTGCTAACTAAGCTCCGACAAAGTTTGGCTGGATTGGTGTCCCTTTAGTGTTCTTGATGGCCGTAGCTCGGCAAATATTTGGCGCACAATTTAAGCGCCACATTTCGCTACAGCTTAGGCAAGCTGTATTTTAGGTGTGGCTTGTTGTGGACGTCAGCCAAATAGAGCCTAGAGGAAGAAATTTACGGTAAGTTGAACTCTGAATGCATTGACCAATGATAAACAATAGTAATTTTGTCATGAGAAAAGATAATGAGTTCTATTTTGTTCCATAAAGGGACAAAAATGCAAAAAAGAATTAGAATGCAATAATCTTTGTTGAACACTTCTTTTGAGAATCCCTCTCCCATTGCAACTCACAGATATATTTCTAAGTAGAGACATCTTTAAAACTAGCTAGAGGACTAAATTTATTCTACTTCTAAAGTTTAATGGTGAAACATATCTGCTTTTTTTTTAATCTTCGTTGTCCCAATCATACTCCGGTGATGTTCAGTGCTCAAAATTGGACATTTGCCTTGAGTCACTCCAAATGAGACCAGCCAAAATACCAAGAAAATCCCCAGCTTCAAAGGCAATGAACTTATCGCTAGTATATTTGTGTATAGAAGATGCCAATAtcacactacgtaaaaaacgatttttagcaaaggaatgaattttttgtaggggcggctggtgatagaaCCCTACAATGGCGTGCTCGAGAGCCCAGACATCAGCCGTTCCTACAAATAAAATggtgatacgagccacccctacaaatagatctgatttgtaggggcggctcactcaccagccgccctcggcgttgctatttgtaggggcggctggtgattgagccgcccctacaaatgcctccGTATAAATacctctgatttgtaggggcggctcaatcaccagccacccctacaaatgacccacatataaaacaactGCAGCATATTCTTTTTCCTCGGATCAcccactccaacccgtgaaagaaaggtgaggAGGCCTTGGGCACTTTCCAAAAATTATTTTACTAAGGGGAAGGTTTTtgtctcaaattctttggtggagaggttataaaaggtaagaaaatattattccacatattttttttgaagttttaatggttggttagtgagtaattaaagttttgtttttatctctcttctatggtgcttgagctacttatgaagcaaattagacccaagttttaaatgtactagggtaaattagggagggaaacaagatcatactcttatttggtccatgttttctgattttagtgaacaattagttagttttatgcatgtttcatgtgcatgtagatctagatctagggtttggtttttttattaattttgtttttgtaaatttatgtttgataaaattggactagggtttgtatgaaagatattgggtaaagtataattgttgctaattgttgtctttgaaattgtttattgtaatcaataaatatgtattttaattatttatggataaatgggccattaattaatttttttctaccatggtgtgtttgtatgcttcatgtaattatattagatttatattcatatatgtctgaagtatatacaattattctcaagtaattattaatttaattcatttttatatatttctaaataagtagtcatttaatgtttgttttgttgttgttgtaaaagatggagtacaggaactcttggatgtatggttcgttaaagTTCAAGGCagatttccgtgaagaggtggataaatttattgaagccgtaaagaagcatgcaatgacattgaaagagaataaggatataattatttgtccctgtaaagattgcaagaaccgtatgacatagacagatgtgactatcatcatatcacatttgattatgcgaggatttgttgaggactacacagtgttgattcatcatggtgaaacggttattgttaacgacgaggatgaggaggaatacgacgacgaaaccatagaatccctgtcctaatattcagcagagcttgatgcacgaatggatttcaagtttggcaatgaacaaggtggtgatgctggtggttgggatggtaacgataaaggtggtgccaataatgatgatgaagcacgtgttggggatgaagatgatttgaaggacatgattcgagcccttggaccagagattttactaaatagcccgaaaggtctagaaaatttagaaagggtgacaaaagcatcaaatgagactgtgtatggtgttgaaaagggttgtccaacacattggacattgctacgttttgtacttgagctgctcatcctgaaggctaagtacaactggtcagactgtagttttaatgatctattgcatctcctgtcatgggtgctgccacaaccaaactcagttcccaccaacaaataccaagcgaagaaggtcataagtacATTGACAATAGGGGTTGAAAAAAAAtctatgcatgccccaaccactgtatactttttcatggcgaaacattcaagtcactggataaatgtccctggtgtggggctagccggtacaagaacaatgacctttacggtggggacgaagcctccacagggaaaaagaggaataagaagggtacaaaaaaggtggtacaagaatctcagcccccagaggacactccattaggcaacgatgtaaaacagagaagaattcctaccttggtaatgtggtacctgccagtgaccgaccgcttgagacgtatcttcctaaatcctaaagaagccgcactcatggcATGgtaggatgatgagcgcaaggtggatgatgataagattgcacacccggctgattgtagtcagtggcaaaggtttgataagaagcacaaagaattcagcgatgacccaagaaatgtacggtttggcttgagcatcgATGGAACGAAtctcttcaatgagaggatgagcgaccacagcatatgaccagtgatcttgaccatgtacaacatcctagCATGGttatgtcagaagagaaagtaccttctcttcactattcttatttctgcccctaaacaaccaggcattgatatagacgtgttcctcgagcctttgatgcaagaaatggagaggctatggaggcatggggagcagatgtacgatgcgttccgaaaggaggactttatatgtagagcaataatatttgttactaccaatgattaccccacgctatTTGCTttatctggacagatcaaagggaagacgggatgcttagtttgcttagATGATACTACATGGGTATACCTGGATGTATccagaagatagtttacctaaggaaccaacgcttcttaaagacaagtcacaagtaccgtagcaaattgtttTTTAGATTTTATGGCAACGTCCCGGAGATTAAACCCCcttcggagagacgtcataacagagaacacgtgtacagaatgttgaaaaacatacgcgtcgtctatggaaagaataatccggatgggacgaacaaagatagaagcacacctcctgtcgaaggcatacctttcaagaaacaatcgatcttctttcagtatctgtcttatttcatttaatgtcataaaattgtagtcgaagttttaaaattcaaatttttaatttttgtttttttgttttctatattattttaactacaattgtttatatatatatatatatatatatatatatatatatatatatatatacatatacatatagaataatacaaaatattatatttgtgcatatatacaattatttttatattactttatgtttttgtgatataaaaaatatagaattaataattttaaaaaatagaaaatatttgtaggggcggttggatcaggatccgctcctacaaatgcatttttaggggctgctggatcaagaaccgcccctagaaatcgtcCTCAGTATAAATACGGGCGCACAGGTGAAAACCTATAgagcgctctcttcttcctccaacgccgtcaggctgcccactTTTTCCCCGACGCCCCGCCGACGCCGCCTCCTGGACCTGTCCCGACGCCCGCACCCCTCTCCGCACCCTCGGACCTCTCCCGACGTCGCGGCCTAGATCCCTGACCCCTCCCCTTCTCATCCTCCTCCCCTGCCCGCCTGTCGACCACGGCGGCCGCTCTTGCCGCCGCAACCTGCCCAGCCGCGGTTCTCGGCGCGCGGGCTGGCTACGACGCCCAGCTGCGGGCTCTTCACACTGCATCGGCCTATAGGGAGGTGGAGAAGTCTCGGGCTCTTTGTCGATCCATGCCTACAACTAACCCTAACCGTGAGCCCGGTGAACCCAGATGTGGTCTACTTTGACttgcaccaccggctcttcgacGTGAACATCCCCGAGCGTAGAGTGGTGGACTACGAGGCCAACTAGCATGAGCTCGTGAACGTGCCTGAGGCGCCGCTACCGCAGACGGGATCCAGCCGCTACCTCCTCACTTGGAACCTGCTACGCCCTAGCCGAGGTAAGAACTACGTTCCAGCAAACTAAATTATACTCTGCTTGTTTGTTTCTTGCAAATGATTCAATATAAACTAGTGATTTTATCATTTTAAGCTTTAGCATACCTTTCCTTGGGCAAATTTGTAATTGCAAAGTGTTGTCCTGAGCTTCATACTTTTCtcttaaaaatttacatataATGTTTGATGGTTCAAGGTCTTTAAAAACTTATATAAATATAAcaaagcaaaagaaaaagaaaaatcatatgGATCTGGTTATTTGGATGGGAAAGTTGTAAACTGATTGATAACAATGTCCAAATCCCTGAAGGAATAAATTTAATGATGAGAAAATTGCCTGGTCATCAGACTTATTGTGACCGAGGTGATGTGTAGTTTTGGAATGAATAATTTTTAATGATGAGAAAATTGCCTGGTCATCAGACTTATTGTGACCGAGGTGATGTGTAGTTTTGGAATGAATAATTTGAAAAGAAGCTAATAAAAGTGATTTGCTTAAGTGCCACATAAATCAAAATAAACTAGAAAAAAGAACCACATGAATCACTTACTGACAGAATGAGTCCAAACATCAATCTTCACGTTATTCCAACCAACAAGATGAAGATCTGGATGGTGACCTGGAAAAGGCATATCTGTTTGAACATAATGTCCTCACATTGTTATAAAAGAAATTTTCGCACCAATTTATTAGATTCTATGTTGATAGCAAAACTTACGACCAGTTTTTGGATGGTTTCACACTTTCACCAAATATGAAACTTTCACAGAATGCTATACATAATTGTCACATGTAACTGTGAAACTAGAGTAAACACCCTGCATAGTACATTGATGCAAAGTAACTTCGTTCTGACATCTTGTATTTATAAGGGAATAGTATATCATGAAATGTTTCAGTTTCCTTCATAGGAATTCTAGAATAATTCCCCAAATTTTACTAGAGTAGGGTTCATGGCTCTCCTGTCCATTATGCTGTTCAGATAACAGTCATAGGAGAACAGGTAGTTAGACAACTACATTCTACAGATAAAACAGTTCGAGTTGCAGTTTCTTGGATTGATTCTAATTGTACAATATAAGTGAAAGAGTTGACTATTGGCCAAAGAAATACCTTCTTCCTCAGCGATAGCAGCAACAAGTTGAAAGAACTCAAGTCCCTTAACAAAGTTCTTCACCTTCCATGCTCTATGTAATTTCAGAATACCACCTGATTAGTTCCCAACCATTCACCTGTTTTCAGGTATCAGCCAATGGAGTAGAAATTAGGATGATATTaaccaaattttcaaaaaaatacaAGATCAAGACCTGTTCAAGCAACTCATTAGCAGAATCTTCTGACATGGGATGTAAATCCTTAGAGTTGCATGGAACACAGCTTTTCATTGCTAATTCTGAAATAATAAAAATACATAGGATTATTTAAAGAGTGTGAGGCGGAGACATACCATTAAAGAGTTAAAAAATCTGGTCATAGTCAGAAGAATATGATCCTAAGTTTCTaacatattttttttttcttatgaaGAATAAAATAAAATGACTTTGGGAGTATAAAAGCTTTGCACCATATGTAATTAACGCTTCACTATTTGTTCACCATGGCCATAAGAAGGTACCCTAATTATAACTCAGGAAGTACGATCATACATGCATGTTTATGATGTGCTTATCATTGTCTTGGCTCTTTTACATTTCAAAGAATTCATTGAGAAGGATTACTTCAAATCTAAAAACAAAATCACTAAAAGGATAGATAACATGACAAAATATATGACTTTTTCATGTCTTACAATGTCATCAGTGAGTAAGAGGCAAATCTGCGCAAGATGAATTTCAGTTAGTAAGAGGCAACTTTATAGAAACCAATGATATGAAGATGACCTTGACTCTCAGGGGAGCTATGGCACCCTCTTGCAATCAAAATATTATTTTCGTCTTGCCCTGTAGTGTCCATTTGATAGAAAGTGCTGCATAAATAGTGATGTCTGCATTCAGTGAACAAAATATAAAAGCACACATAGGATATGAAATAATACCATTTTCAGGGAGCTTGAACATAAGAGTCATAGGCTTCAAGGTGATTTGGCTACTATTAACTTTTCTCAGAGTACGGGGTTAAAACTATTAACAAGTCTCTAAATAAAAGGGATCATCCAAATTTCAACTGTACCAACATAGTTTTGTGATAATCCAATGATACTTGGAAATGCATCATTATACATGAGGTAGCTGTTGCTTGTTACCTGTTTTCAAAAATTGATGCCATGTGGCATTTAGCCGTTGCCAATTGCCTGTATCTGCAATTCTGCATGCAAGACAGGTAATAAAGACAACATTATTATATACAAAGGACAGTAGAATAGTGCATTACCCTTTCATCTGTATAACATATATACTATTGTGCCAATGCTCCTGGCCATCCTCCTGCTTGGGATGCTGCATGCCAACATTTTTAGTTACCTAAACTGCAACTATCCACTATCTTAAAATGTCTGTTGTTCAATGAAAGTTGAATGTGTCCTTGTAACTATGAGCTAGCTGCTGCTGTTGGCTCATTTCTGCTATTGGCTCATTTTTGCTGGTGatacaaatttcataatgttttggtcatctttttaggtTGCAagtagttttatttatttattagttgaTTTCACTTGCCTAAGCTATATTGGTTGTAGCAGTTTACATGCATGTGTGTTGATACTGCTAGCTGctggctactactactactctactgaactactgtactgaactactactactactacatctCATTGTAGCAGTTTGCATGCATGTGTATTCACTTGTCTActgtactgaactactactactactctactgaactactactactactactctactctactgaactactactactactctactctactgaactactactactctacttgctactgctagccTTGTTCCATTTGAAGTTCCTAAGAAAGGTTCCAAAATAAAGAGATGCTAAAAACAAGGATTTAGAGTCTTATTAGTCCATCAATCTACAGAAAGGTAGGGAGGCATACCTGTGTGAAAATGGAGTGTAAAGCATATTCTAGATATTTCACTTCGAATTAGTTTCTCTTAAAAGAGTCAAGTCCCTAGGGTTCCATAAATTCCACTTGAATCAAGTGGGACCGGGAGATCATTGTTCATTCGGTGCTTGTCCTTCCCCTAATAAGTACCTACCAAGAATTTGGACGGTTAGTTCAAGCGGTACCGAATCATAAAGAACAGTTGAGTTTTATAATTCATCTATTATTATAGCTTTTTCATTTCTAGAATAGCGTTGGAGACGGGACACACATTTCTGCCAGAGTTCAAACAACAAACCAAATACGTTATCGTGGAAAACGTGCCAACACAGAAGAGTTTCAGTG includes these proteins:
- the LOC136528574 gene encoding dolabradiene monooxygenase-like produces the protein MDDRYYVYLGLALVSLLVVLARRRRGPAAGHGLRFPPGPWQLPVIGSMHHLVGQLPHRAMRDLARRHGPVMLLRIGEVPTLVISSREAAREVMKTQDTSFASRPLSATVRVLTNNGRDIIFAPYGEHWRQLRKLAITELLSTRRVLSFRAIREEEVAAMLRACAAAAAESLPVEMRARLSALVADATVRAVMGDRCRDRDVFLRELDRSIGLSAGFNPADLWPSSRLVGQLSGAVRRAEECRDTVFGILDGIIKEHLQRMDSAGAGAGEAGEDLLDVLLKIHKDGSLQIPLDMDVLKAVIFDIFGAGSETSATTLEWAMAELIRNPKAMQRATAEVREAFGARGAVAEHVLSELRYLHLVIRETFRLHTPLPLLLPRQSQEPCRVLGYDVPAGTTVLVNVWALGRDGRYWPGDPEEFRPERFEAEASAVEFKGADFELLPFGAGRRMCPGMSFGLANVELALASLLFHFDWEAPGVSDPAEFDMTEAFGITARRKANLLLRPILRVPLPAGV